A region from the Bdellovibrio bacteriovorus genome encodes:
- the rdgB gene encoding RdgB/HAM1 family non-canonical purine NTP pyrophosphatase → MELWIATGNKGKLTEYKQLLREIAELKIFSQSDIPSFTPRPEDGKTFEDNARIKAKTLRAVKNNVWVLGEDSGLVVEGLNGLPGIHSARYAGPKASDSENVAKLLKMITLKPMPNKNAKFVCSTVVYTPAGEEWVFTGEMKGTIAPKPAGLHGFGYDPVFIPEGQTQTLAELGAGYKSQHSHRSQAVKAFLEKLLNG, encoded by the coding sequence ATGGAACTTTGGATTGCCACTGGGAACAAAGGAAAGCTGACTGAATATAAGCAGCTTCTGCGCGAAATCGCCGAACTAAAAATTTTCTCTCAAAGCGATATTCCGTCTTTCACTCCTCGTCCCGAGGATGGAAAAACTTTTGAAGACAATGCTCGTATCAAAGCCAAAACTTTGCGCGCGGTGAAAAACAATGTGTGGGTTTTAGGTGAAGACTCGGGCCTAGTTGTTGAAGGTCTTAATGGTCTTCCGGGCATTCATTCCGCAAGATACGCGGGTCCTAAAGCTTCAGATAGCGAAAACGTCGCTAAGCTTTTGAAAATGATCACATTAAAACCAATGCCGAATAAGAATGCGAAGTTCGTGTGTTCGACAGTGGTTTACACGCCAGCTGGCGAAGAGTGGGTTTTCACGGGCGAGATGAAGGGCACGATTGCTCCAAAACCCGCCGGCCTTCATGGCTTTGGTTATGACCCCGTCTTCATTCCTGAAGGACAAACTCAGACTTTGGCGGAATTGGGAGCTGGTTATAAGAGCCAGCACTCTCACCGTTCTCAAGCTGTGAAAGCGTTCTTAGAGAAACTTTTAAACGGATAG
- the rph gene encoding ribonuclease PH, protein MRVDGRLFDQLRQVKITPHVSEYAEGSCIVEFGKTKVLCTATYESKAPQWLMGTGAGWVTAEYGMLPRSTHTRIKREKSMTGGRTQEISRLIGRSLRAAVDLKLLGEKQIIVDCDVLNADGGTRTASVTGGFVALALACKKLVEVSEIKAFPLINYVSAISVGLHNNNVLLDLNYDEDSAIGTDMNFVMTDKGHFVEVQGTAEHTPFSREQLFTMMDVAEKGCRELFIHQASVVNEIYRLAGR, encoded by the coding sequence ATGCGCGTCGACGGCCGTCTTTTTGATCAATTAAGACAAGTTAAAATCACTCCTCATGTCTCTGAATATGCCGAAGGCTCTTGCATTGTTGAGTTTGGCAAAACCAAAGTTCTTTGCACAGCGACTTACGAATCGAAAGCTCCACAGTGGTTGATGGGCACGGGTGCAGGCTGGGTGACGGCGGAATATGGGATGCTTCCTCGCTCGACTCACACGCGTATTAAACGTGAAAAATCAATGACAGGTGGACGCACGCAAGAGATCTCGCGCTTGATTGGTCGCTCTCTTCGCGCGGCTGTGGATTTAAAACTTCTTGGTGAAAAACAAATCATCGTCGACTGCGATGTTCTTAATGCTGACGGCGGAACTCGCACGGCTTCGGTCACAGGCGGCTTCGTTGCTTTGGCCTTGGCTTGTAAAAAACTTGTAGAGGTGAGCGAGATCAAAGCCTTCCCTTTGATCAACTATGTTTCTGCGATCAGTGTCGGTCTTCATAATAACAATGTTCTTTTGGATCTAAACTACGATGAGGACTCTGCGATCGGAACAGACATGAACTTCGTGATGACCGATAAAGGTCATTTCGTTGAAGTACAAGGCACTGCCGAACACACTCCGTTTTCTCGTGAACAGCTTTTCACGATGATGGATGTCGCAGAAAAAGGGTGTCGTGAACTTTTCATTCACCAGGCTTCTGTTGTAAATGAAATCTATCGTTTGGCGGGAAGATAA
- the pth gene encoding aminoacyl-tRNA hydrolase — MWLIVGLGNPGGEYKLTRHNIGFMAVDYFMQGLGNPPIKNQFKAEVAQVKWKEHQLLFCKPQTYMNLSGESVQPLMGFYKIPLDHLIVIHDEIDIPFNAIRIHKNRGHGGHNGIKSVSGLLGSADYVRLKMGVGRPENPHIPVPDHVLGKFSKDEFDKLPDFLNRGIDAIESIILDGVQKASTKFNG, encoded by the coding sequence ATGTGGTTGATTGTTGGTCTTGGTAATCCTGGCGGAGAATACAAACTCACTCGTCATAACATCGGCTTTATGGCCGTTGATTATTTCATGCAAGGCCTGGGCAATCCTCCGATAAAGAATCAATTCAAAGCCGAAGTGGCGCAAGTAAAGTGGAAGGAACATCAGCTTCTTTTCTGCAAGCCTCAAACTTACATGAATCTTTCTGGTGAGTCGGTTCAGCCTTTGATGGGCTTTTATAAAATCCCTCTTGATCACTTGATTGTGATTCACGATGAAATCGACATTCCTTTCAACGCCATTCGCATTCATAAAAATCGCGGGCATGGCGGCCATAATGGTATCAAAAGTGTTTCGGGACTCTTGGGCTCTGCCGACTATGTTCGCCTAAAAATGGGCGTAGGACGCCCCGAAAACCCGCACATCCCGGTCCCTGACCATGTGCTAGGGAAATTCTCAAAAGACGAATTCGACAAACTTCCTGATTTCCTCAATCGCGGTATAGACGCGATCGAGAGCATTATCCTTGATGGAGTTCAAAAAGCTTCGACAAAATTCAACGGTTAA
- a CDS encoding phage tail protein, with protein sequence MKTFLYVSKITMLVFIITYSLVANASPQSLSYQGRILKTDGTPLQFNNVSFLFEITSADGNCVLYREQKDAVNMQNSNGVFDVPIGLGTRLFPTGPVFSLSDVFVNGITYSCAGSGSWIASNAAERLLKVQFHDGLGWNVISPANIIRSVPFAHTAYSAQKIADKSLNDLVLKSTIPGSSCTAGQVITWDGGVFKCVTDAGGAGVITDVLAGTGINVTGTTSKTVGLNNTAVTPGAYGSSTQVATFTVDAQGRLTSASNVTITGITPGGAASGDLTGNYPNPSVAKIQGTTVSGSSPTGTGQVLRYQSSQWTPAFLSVADIRSTIAPFGGAFANATCGADQSMYYESSTDTFKCQNIGLSASQITSGQIDVSRLPSSATLWQENGAGTIYYNGNKVGVGTNTPRVALDIGSKTDALAVPVGTTAQQPATPAMGFIRFNTTLAALEVFDGTTWVVLDNGNNYVSPAGLITAFSRNTCPAGWLEANGAAISRTTYASLFSAIGTTFGTGDGSSTFNLPDLRGEFIRGFDNGRGVDSGRVFGSKQKGSLLVGDDGNGVNSVSMSGTFAATTQSDPIVATDYPGVAASTTAADSVNYYTTSAVPNYYGVSRPRNVALIYCVSTASSSQRTVASAGSGTANTVPVWTSTTALGDSPLTVSGGNVGIGTSTPSANLEVNGTIKFGGQKIARVTTCKRTGSVSTFNANCFYWKWAAGDCDNGLPVGNCTGFMVKAAHGGEDQDWEVWVPGETMTPATCSPNTTAAPNGGMSWWCTGCANSGLRVSATYMCDQ encoded by the coding sequence ATGAAGACCTTCTTGTACGTTTCAAAAATAACGATGCTTGTCTTCATCATCACTTATTCACTAGTGGCGAATGCATCGCCACAAAGCTTAAGTTATCAAGGCCGTATTCTAAAAACGGACGGCACACCCTTGCAGTTCAACAATGTCAGTTTTCTTTTTGAGATCACATCTGCGGATGGAAACTGTGTTTTGTATCGAGAACAAAAAGATGCCGTGAACATGCAAAACTCGAATGGCGTCTTTGACGTACCTATCGGATTAGGCACTCGCTTGTTTCCGACAGGTCCCGTGTTTTCTCTTTCGGATGTCTTTGTTAACGGCATCACTTATTCTTGTGCCGGCAGCGGTTCTTGGATTGCCAGCAATGCGGCGGAAAGACTTTTAAAGGTGCAGTTCCACGATGGCTTGGGTTGGAATGTCATTTCCCCCGCAAACATCATTCGTTCCGTGCCATTTGCGCACACAGCCTACAGCGCGCAAAAGATTGCAGATAAATCTCTGAATGATCTCGTACTAAAATCCACCATCCCTGGATCCTCTTGTACCGCAGGACAAGTCATTACTTGGGACGGAGGTGTTTTCAAATGTGTCACTGATGCCGGTGGAGCCGGCGTTATTACCGATGTCCTTGCAGGAACAGGAATCAATGTCACCGGCACAACATCCAAGACCGTAGGACTGAATAACACAGCCGTCACACCAGGAGCCTATGGGTCTTCTACACAAGTTGCTACTTTCACTGTTGATGCTCAAGGCCGATTGACCTCGGCCTCGAACGTCACCATTACAGGCATCACTCCCGGTGGCGCCGCCAGCGGAGATTTAACCGGCAATTATCCGAATCCTTCTGTAGCGAAAATACAGGGCACAACGGTATCGGGATCCTCCCCCACTGGAACGGGTCAGGTTTTGCGTTATCAATCTAGTCAATGGACTCCCGCCTTCTTGAGTGTCGCCGACATTCGTTCAACTATAGCTCCCTTCGGTGGCGCTTTTGCTAATGCTACTTGCGGCGCAGATCAGTCGATGTACTACGAATCCTCAACGGACACCTTCAAGTGTCAGAACATTGGCCTTTCCGCATCGCAAATCACGAGTGGCCAGATCGACGTATCACGACTGCCTTCCAGTGCGACCCTTTGGCAAGAAAATGGTGCCGGCACAATTTACTACAACGGAAATAAAGTTGGGGTTGGCACAAATACTCCGCGAGTCGCTTTGGATATCGGGAGTAAAACAGATGCCTTGGCGGTTCCCGTAGGCACGACAGCACAGCAGCCCGCGACTCCTGCCATGGGCTTTATTCGATTCAATACGACACTGGCCGCGTTGGAAGTCTTCGATGGGACAACGTGGGTGGTGCTTGATAACGGCAATAACTATGTCAGTCCTGCCGGTCTTATCACTGCATTTTCACGTAACACTTGTCCTGCGGGATGGCTTGAGGCCAATGGCGCCGCTATTTCGCGAACGACTTATGCATCTCTTTTTTCTGCTATTGGAACAACATTTGGAACAGGTGATGGAAGTTCCACTTTCAATCTGCCTGATCTGCGCGGCGAATTTATCCGGGGCTTCGATAACGGGCGTGGTGTCGACTCGGGCCGCGTATTTGGTTCAAAACAAAAAGGTTCGCTTCTTGTCGGTGACGATGGTAACGGCGTGAATTCCGTTTCCATGTCGGGCACTTTCGCGGCCACCACTCAATCAGATCCTATTGTTGCTACGGACTATCCTGGCGTAGCCGCTTCAACCACTGCGGCAGATAGCGTAAATTATTACACAACATCGGCTGTTCCTAATTATTACGGCGTGTCACGACCTCGCAACGTGGCCTTAATTTATTGTGTGAGTACGGCCAGTAGCTCGCAAAGAACGGTGGCGAGCGCGGGATCAGGAACGGCGAATACAGTTCCTGTTTGGACAAGCACTACAGCCCTGGGTGACAGTCCCCTCACGGTCTCTGGTGGAAATGTCGGCATCGGCACCAGCACACCTTCAGCAAATTTAGAAGTGAATGGAACGATTAAGTTTGGCGGACAGAAGATTGCACGAGTCACAACTTGTAAGCGCACCGGAAGTGTCTCGACATTCAATGCAAATTGCTTTTACTGGAAGTGGGCCGCGGGTGACTGTGATAACGGTTTACCTGTAGGCAATTGCACGGGCTTTATGGTGAAAGCCGCTCATGGAGGCGAAGATCAAGATTGGGAAGTATGGGTGCCCGGCGAGACTATGACTCCCGCGACCTGCAGTCCAAATACAACAGCGGCCCCTAATGGCGGTATGTCGTGGTGGTGCACAGGGTGCGCAAACTCAGGACTGCGCGTATCGGCCACGTATATGTGCGATCAATAA
- a CDS encoding ribose-phosphate diphosphokinase, producing MKGLKIFTANANPTLAKKVAEAAGVELGYCEVSTFADGEIQVEIHESVRGQHVFVVQSTCPPVNQNYMELFVMLDALRRASAASITAVIPYYGYARQDRKVAPRAPISAKLMADLITTAGADRVVSVDLHAAQIQGFFNVPVDHLFAIPTLARAWREAYGQGTEFVAVSPDAGGVERTRAFAKRIESSMAIIDKRRSGPNEAKALHLIGDVTGKTAVIVDDMIDTAGTLTQAVDSLLKNGAKRVFAVATHPVLSGPAINRLKESPIEKVWVTDTIPLSEAAKNCGKIEVVSVSPVLAEAIKRIHGNDSVSSLFD from the coding sequence ATGAAGGGCCTAAAAATCTTTACCGCCAATGCCAATCCGACCCTGGCTAAAAAGGTGGCCGAAGCTGCTGGAGTAGAGCTCGGTTACTGTGAAGTCAGCACCTTTGCCGATGGGGAAATCCAAGTCGAAATTCACGAAAGCGTACGGGGACAACATGTGTTCGTTGTTCAAAGTACCTGCCCTCCCGTGAATCAAAACTACATGGAGCTTTTTGTGATGCTCGATGCTTTACGCCGAGCTTCCGCAGCCTCCATTACCGCCGTCATCCCGTATTACGGGTATGCCCGCCAAGATCGTAAGGTCGCTCCGCGCGCCCCGATTTCGGCAAAACTTATGGCCGACTTGATCACGACCGCCGGTGCCGACCGTGTGGTTTCCGTGGATTTGCATGCCGCTCAGATTCAAGGCTTCTTTAACGTTCCTGTGGACCACTTATTCGCAATTCCGACTTTGGCTCGCGCTTGGCGTGAAGCCTATGGCCAAGGCACCGAGTTTGTCGCGGTGAGTCCAGATGCCGGTGGGGTTGAAAGAACCCGCGCCTTTGCTAAACGCATCGAGTCCTCCATGGCGATCATCGATAAACGTCGTTCCGGCCCTAATGAGGCCAAAGCCCTGCACCTGATCGGGGATGTTACGGGTAAAACGGCTGTTATCGTTGACGATATGATTGATACGGCTGGAACTCTTACACAAGCAGTTGACAGCCTTCTGAAAAATGGGGCAAAACGTGTGTTCGCCGTTGCTACACATCCCGTTTTATCGGGTCCTGCGATCAATCGTTTGAAAGAAAGCCCTATTGAAAAAGTATGGGTCACTGACACGATCCCGCTATCTGAAGCGGCGAAAAACTGTGGAAAAATTGAAGTGGTTTCTGTGTCGCCGGTTTTGGCTGAAGCGATTAAGAGAATTCACGGAAACGATTCTGTCAGTTCTTTGTTTGACTAA
- the ychF gene encoding redox-regulated ATPase YchF — protein sequence MALQVGIVGLPNVGKSTLFNALTSAKAEAANYPFCTIDPNVGVVTVPDPRMDKITGFIKPQKVIPTTMEFVDIAGIVKGASQGEGLGNQFLSHIRQTDAIVHVVRCFDDPNIVHVAGSVDPLRDIEIINTELLLADLDSVEKRLQRTEKQAKNSTDKKLIKEVEVAKRVKEALGKGLPARSVTVDELEAPILREMHLLTAKPVLYAMNVSDTDFAAGGNDWTKSVVARASEENNKTILICSAMEAEIALLPPEERKDFLEAMNAEEPGLNRLIREAYALLGLQTYFTAGEKEVRAWTIRAGTKAPQAAGVIHTDFEKGFIRAETYHCEDLFSYKSEQAVKEAGKYRLEGKEYVVKDGDILFFRFNV from the coding sequence ATGGCTTTACAGGTTGGTATCGTTGGTTTGCCCAACGTGGGTAAAAGTACGCTTTTCAATGCGTTGACTTCAGCAAAAGCAGAAGCAGCGAACTACCCTTTCTGTACAATCGATCCAAACGTGGGAGTGGTGACAGTTCCAGATCCTCGCATGGATAAAATCACGGGCTTTATCAAACCTCAAAAAGTGATTCCAACAACGATGGAGTTCGTGGATATCGCGGGTATCGTTAAGGGAGCTTCGCAAGGTGAAGGTTTAGGTAATCAGTTCCTTTCACATATCCGTCAAACTGATGCGATTGTTCACGTGGTTCGTTGTTTTGACGATCCAAATATCGTGCACGTTGCAGGTTCTGTAGATCCACTTCGTGATATTGAAATCATCAATACAGAGCTTTTGCTTGCTGACTTGGACTCAGTTGAAAAACGTCTTCAACGTACTGAAAAACAAGCGAAGAACTCGACAGATAAAAAGCTTATCAAAGAAGTGGAAGTTGCTAAACGCGTGAAAGAGGCTTTGGGTAAAGGTCTTCCGGCTCGTTCGGTGACTGTCGATGAATTAGAAGCTCCGATTCTTCGTGAGATGCATTTGCTAACAGCAAAACCTGTTCTTTATGCGATGAACGTGTCTGACACAGACTTCGCAGCAGGCGGCAATGACTGGACAAAATCCGTGGTTGCGCGCGCATCTGAAGAAAACAATAAAACAATTTTGATCTGCTCTGCGATGGAAGCCGAAATCGCACTTCTTCCACCTGAAGAGCGCAAAGACTTCCTTGAAGCTATGAACGCCGAAGAGCCAGGCTTGAACCGTTTGATCCGTGAAGCTTACGCTTTATTGGGTCTGCAAACTTACTTCACTGCTGGCGAAAAAGAAGTGCGTGCTTGGACAATCCGCGCAGGAACGAAAGCTCCTCAAGCAGCGGGTGTGATCCATACGGATTTCGAAAAAGGTTTTATCCGTGCTGAAACTTATCACTGTGAAGACTTGTTCTCTTACAAATCAGAACAAGCTGTTAAAGAGGCAGGTAAATACCGCCTTGAAGGTAAAGAGTACGTCGTGAAAGACGGTGACATCTTATTCTTCCGCTTCAACGTTTAA
- a CDS encoding N-acetylmuramoyl-L-alanine amidase family protein, with product MILLKTKKLLALGLLSWSLPASALHIMIDPGHGGVDTGAVHGAAKEADLVLKVAQRLKTILEKNTDFKVSITRTTDRNLGLPSRVKMAEDAKADLFVSLHANAASDQRAKGVEFFFQNNLPPDEESLFLASQENQMVLNSKELHDISGGDELSKKGDVAAIVEDLRRQNRMESSLHLSKTLTQVWNADSSATHATIKQAPFYVISKTSMPSVLIEIGFLTNPREAKRLLTSEYQSDLAQKIYSALLSYKEKMDNRTAKTLD from the coding sequence ATGATTCTACTTAAAACCAAAAAGCTTTTGGCGCTGGGACTTCTTTCTTGGAGTCTTCCCGCCTCTGCCTTGCACATCATGATCGATCCCGGTCATGGAGGTGTTGATACGGGCGCCGTGCATGGAGCCGCAAAAGAAGCGGATTTGGTTTTAAAAGTCGCTCAACGTTTAAAAACCATCTTAGAAAAAAACACGGACTTCAAAGTCAGCATCACACGCACAACAGATCGCAACTTGGGTCTTCCTTCGCGGGTGAAGATGGCCGAGGATGCCAAAGCTGATTTGTTCGTCAGCCTTCACGCCAATGCGGCTTCTGATCAGCGCGCCAAAGGTGTTGAATTCTTTTTTCAAAACAATCTTCCCCCTGATGAAGAAAGTTTATTTCTAGCCAGCCAAGAAAATCAGATGGTTCTTAATAGCAAGGAACTTCACGATATTTCTGGTGGTGACGAGCTTTCAAAAAAAGGGGACGTTGCCGCGATCGTCGAAGATCTGCGTCGTCAGAACCGCATGGAAAGCAGCTTGCACTTGTCAAAGACACTGACGCAAGTGTGGAACGCTGACAGCAGCGCCACGCACGCGACAATCAAACAAGCTCCGTTCTATGTCATTTCAAAAACATCGATGCCGTCAGTACTTATTGAAATCGGTTTTTTGACGAATCCTCGCGAAGCTAAAAGACTTTTGACGTCGGAATACCAGAGTGATCTTGCTCAAAAAATCTACAGCGCCCTGCTCTCTTACAAAGAAAAGATGGACAACCGCACAGCGAAGACATTAGATTAG
- a CDS encoding amidase, translating to MNELLKLSATEIAAKVARREVTPSEVLEAHIARIEAVNPSLNAMVEKDFERARKLAKEQDERVAQDNTNLPVFFGVPFTVKEMFAYKGMKRTGGSIHKKELILDWDATVVERMKNAGAIPMGTTNVPELGFWFETFNPVYGRTNNPYDVTRTCGGSSGGEGALLGAGASPMGLGSDIGGSIRMPAFFCGVSGHKPSRKLVPLTGHFPFEREELLGLSEEKYPYTSMGPMSRKASDLYPMLKVMMGADGLDPHTMEKPVLEERTQEWAGRKILICPEPIFHRTRSTDYELAQVVRNCGKLFSELGADVQELDPRFFVHATSLWFSALKSSKNRHLYETLMGPEKDFSIGKELLKVALGRGDYTFPNLLVSLGEKLNIGGEDFAEDMQALAKMKADLDEMLGEEGLLLLPPHPRVAPKHRAPLWSPFDFIYTAIFVTTGHPATVTPTGLNSEGLPLGIQIVAGHMKDHLTLSCAEFIETTFGGWQPPK from the coding sequence ATGAATGAACTGCTGAAACTTTCCGCCACAGAAATCGCCGCAAAAGTCGCTCGTCGTGAAGTGACTCCGTCTGAAGTTTTAGAAGCGCACATCGCGCGTATCGAAGCGGTGAATCCATCACTCAATGCCATGGTTGAAAAAGACTTTGAGCGGGCTCGCAAGCTTGCTAAAGAGCAAGACGAACGCGTTGCTCAAGACAACACCAACCTTCCCGTCTTTTTCGGCGTGCCTTTCACCGTCAAAGAGATGTTTGCCTATAAAGGCATGAAGCGCACCGGTGGCAGCATTCATAAAAAAGAACTGATTCTTGATTGGGATGCAACCGTCGTAGAAAGAATGAAAAACGCAGGCGCCATTCCTATGGGAACGACCAATGTTCCAGAGCTGGGATTTTGGTTTGAAACTTTCAATCCGGTGTATGGTCGTACGAACAATCCTTACGATGTCACTCGCACTTGCGGTGGCAGCAGTGGTGGCGAAGGAGCTTTATTAGGAGCTGGCGCATCCCCAATGGGACTTGGCAGTGATATCGGTGGCAGCATTCGTATGCCCGCTTTTTTCTGTGGAGTCTCTGGTCACAAACCTTCACGCAAACTTGTTCCGTTGACAGGACACTTTCCTTTTGAACGCGAAGAGCTTTTGGGCTTGAGTGAGGAAAAATATCCTTACACATCCATGGGACCAATGAGCCGCAAGGCTTCGGATCTTTATCCGATGTTAAAAGTGATGATGGGAGCTGATGGACTTGATCCTCATACGATGGAAAAGCCCGTCTTGGAGGAGAGAACTCAAGAGTGGGCTGGAAGAAAAATTTTAATCTGCCCTGAACCTATTTTCCATCGCACGCGCTCGACCGACTATGAACTTGCGCAAGTGGTTCGCAATTGCGGAAAATTATTTTCTGAATTAGGTGCGGATGTTCAGGAACTAGATCCAAGATTTTTCGTGCACGCAACAAGTCTTTGGTTTTCGGCCTTGAAGAGTTCAAAGAACCGTCATCTTTACGAAACACTGATGGGTCCCGAAAAAGATTTTTCTATCGGCAAAGAACTTCTGAAAGTTGCTTTGGGTCGTGGCGATTACACTTTCCCAAATCTGCTAGTGTCCTTGGGAGAAAAACTAAATATCGGAGGCGAAGACTTCGCTGAAGACATGCAAGCCTTAGCAAAAATGAAAGCTGACCTTGATGAGATGCTGGGCGAAGAAGGACTTCTGCTTCTGCCCCCACATCCAAGAGTCGCACCCAAACACCGAGCGCCTTTATGGTCGCCATTTGATTTTATCTACACGGCGATCTTTGTTACCACCGGCCATCCCGCAACAGTAACACCGACCGGCCTCAACTCCGAGGGCCTTCCTCTAGGAATCCAAATCGTTGCCGGCCACATGAAAGATCACCTTACTCTTTCCTGCGCTGAATTTATCGAAACCACCTTCGGCGGCTGGCAACCCCCGAAATAG
- a CDS encoding 50S ribosomal protein L25 → MKNRIELSVGTRETGKHNSRALRNSRNVPAVIYGAVEPINVSVGEKEIVKYNTRAYENALFTLKSEDKKANGIVVLVKSVDVHPLSRRPQHVDFFALDLKKAVRVNVEVRLEGKPIGLSEGGLLNVVLRSVEVEVLPTDIPEFITADISNLGVGDALHVSDLQVSGSVKVITGAEQTIAVVNAQEEEVAATPAAAPAAAPAAAAPAAAKAPAAKK, encoded by the coding sequence ATGAAAAACAGAATCGAACTCTCTGTTGGAACTCGCGAAACTGGTAAACACAACAGCCGCGCACTTCGCAACTCTCGTAACGTACCTGCAGTTATCTACGGAGCTGTAGAGCCTATCAACGTATCCGTTGGTGAAAAAGAAATCGTGAAATACAACACTCGTGCTTACGAGAATGCTCTTTTCACTTTGAAATCTGAAGACAAAAAAGCAAACGGCATCGTTGTGCTTGTTAAATCAGTAGACGTTCACCCACTTTCTCGTCGTCCTCAACACGTTGACTTCTTCGCTTTGGATCTTAAGAAAGCAGTTCGCGTTAACGTTGAAGTTCGTCTTGAAGGTAAACCAATCGGTCTTTCTGAAGGCGGTTTGTTGAACGTTGTTCTTCGTTCTGTTGAGGTTGAAGTATTGCCTACAGATATCCCAGAGTTCATCACTGCTGATATCTCTAACTTGGGCGTAGGTGACGCTCTTCACGTTTCTGACTTGCAAGTTTCTGGTTCTGTTAAAGTTATCACTGGTGCAGAACAAACTATCGCGGTTGTTAACGCTCAAGAAGAAGAAGTTGCTGCGACTCCAGCTGCAGCTCCTGCGGCTGCTCCTGCTGCTGCGGCACCAGCTGCTGCAAAAGCTCCTGCTGCGAAAAAATAA
- a CDS encoding ABC transporter permease, which translates to MKKLLLIFAVSFLVVLTVLTIFYPWLGFGTGLEQNVDNILLPAGKSHLFGTDTLGRELLSRVLLGGRISLLVGLLCSLLSFIFGFIYGAIAGWFEGITDRVLMRFLDILMAIPSFILVSILCMSLQVILPFDDIFLKSLATLCLGISATHWMSLARVTRGMVLEIKRKPFVEAAMALGGTRTHILLRHVLPNMLGTLLILVALQIPTNILYESFMSFIGLGIHPPYTSWGILVREGWKTLSSFPHLILYPSLILFLTVWSFHIILDALKSKFRL; encoded by the coding sequence ATGAAAAAGCTTCTTCTGATTTTCGCCGTGAGTTTTTTAGTCGTGTTGACGGTGCTGACGATTTTTTATCCATGGTTGGGATTCGGCACAGGCCTAGAACAAAACGTCGATAATATTCTATTGCCGGCAGGGAAGAGTCATCTTTTTGGCACAGACACCCTAGGTCGCGAACTTCTTTCTCGCGTTCTTTTAGGCGGAAGAATATCTTTGTTAGTGGGACTTTTGTGTTCGTTATTATCTTTTATTTTTGGATTTATTTACGGCGCCATCGCCGGATGGTTTGAAGGTATTACAGATCGCGTATTGATGCGCTTTTTAGATATTCTAATGGCGATCCCAAGCTTCATCCTAGTTTCAATTTTGTGCATGAGCTTGCAGGTGATTCTGCCTTTTGACGACATCTTTTTAAAATCATTAGCAACATTATGTCTGGGCATTTCCGCCACTCACTGGATGAGCTTAGCGCGAGTCACACGCGGCATGGTTCTAGAAATAAAAAGAAAACCTTTTGTGGAAGCCGCGATGGCTTTGGGTGGAACAAGAACGCACATTCTTCTGCGCCACGTACTCCCGAACATGCTAGGAACATTACTCATCCTAGTGGCTCTGCAAATTCCCACAAACATCTTATACGAAAGTTTCATGAGCTTCATCGGCCTAGGAATTCATCCGCCCTACACAAGCTGGGGCATCCTGGTGCGCGAAGGCTGGAAAACTCTTTCAAGCTTCCCACACCTTATTCTGTATCCATCATTGATTTTATTTTTAACAGTCTGGAGTTTCCACATCATCCTAGACGCCCTAAAATCCAAGTTCCGTCTTTAA